From Cheilinus undulatus linkage group 17, ASM1832078v1, whole genome shotgun sequence, one genomic window encodes:
- the LOC121524803 gene encoding heat shock protein 30-like, translated as MLCSHGLQSALGPVVGLYWPVRSLWPQVRPLLYQQDLLHKNLQEVLSRLEMVDKLQDNMMEKKEPFQSSLAMKAVSFQLDKEGEHFGLTLDTQGFSPEELSVRQVGRKLRVSGRMEKNEEDGTGCSSYTLQEFRQEFDLPEGLDPEALSCYLAPDGKLHIQAARAPCAEETERELTIKRSLEEKTQQSVCSHTDSSTTETHDSTQDNPENMDSST; from the coding sequence ATGCTGTGCTCTCATGGACTCCAGTCTGCTCTCGGTCCAGTCGTGGGCTTGTACTGGCCTGTCCGCAGTCTGTGGCCACAGGTCAGACCTCTGCTGTACCAGCAGGATCTGCTGCACAAAAACCTACAAGAGGTCCTGAGCAGGCTGGAGATGGTGGACAAACTTCAGGACAACATGATGGAGAAAAAAGAGCCTTTCCAAAGCAGCCTGGCCATGAAAGCAGTCTCCTTCCAGCTGGACAAAGAGGGAGAGCACTTTGGCCTGACTCTGGACACCCAGGGCTTTTCCCCAGAGGAGCTGAGTGTACGGCAGGTGGGCAGGAAGCTGAGAGTCAGCGGGAGGATGGAGAAGAATGAGGAGGATGGGACAGGCTGCTCCTCTTACACTCTCCAGGAGTTCAGACAGGAGTTTGATCTGCCTGAAGGCCTGGACCCTGAAGCGCTCAGCTGCTACCTGGCTCCAGACGGGAAACTCCACATCCAGGCGGCCAGAGCTCCATGTGCTGAGGAGACTGAGAGAGAGCTGACTATCAAGAGGAGCTTGGAGGAGAAAACACAACAGAGTGTGTgttcacacacagacagcagcacCACAGAAACACACGACAGCACACAGGACAACCCTGAAAACATGGACTCATCTACATGA
- the LOC121524804 gene encoding heat shock protein 30-like, which translates to MLCSHGLQSALGPVVGLYWPVRSLWPQVRPLLYQQDLLHKNLQEVLSRLEMVDKLQDNMMEKKEPFQSSLAMKAVSFQLDKEGEHFGLTLDTQGFSPEELSVRQVGRKLRVSGRMEKNEEDGTGCSSYTLQEFRQEFDLPEGLDPEALSCYLAPDGKLHIQAARDPCAEETERELTIKRSLEEKTQQSVCSHTDSSTTETHDSTQDNPENMDSST; encoded by the coding sequence ATGCTGTGCTCTCATGGACTCCAGTCTGCTCTCGGTCCAGTCGTGGGCTTGTACTGGCCTGTCCGCAGTCTTTGGCCACAGGTCAGACCTCTGCTGTACCAGCAGGATCTGCTGCACAAAAACCTACAAGAGGTCCTGAGCAGGCTGGAGATGGTGGACAAACTTCAGGACAACATGATGGAGAAAAAAGAGCCTTTCCAAAGCAGCCTGGCCATGAAAGCAGTCTCCTTCCAGCTGGACAAAGAGGGAGAGCACTTTGGCCTGACTCTGGACACCCAGGGCTTTTCCCCAGAGGAGCTGAGTGTACGGCAGGTGGGCAGGAAGCTGAGAGTCAGCGGGAGGATGGAGAAGAATGAGGAGGATGGGACAGGCTGCTCCTCTTACACTCTCCAGGAGTTCAGACAGGAGTTTGATCTGCCTGAAGGCCTGGACCCTGAAGCGCTCAGCTGCTACCTGGCTCCAGACGGGAAACTCCACATCCAGGCGGCCAGAGATCCATGTGCTGAGGAGACTGAGAGAGAGCTGACTATCAAGAGGAGCTTGGAGGAGAAAACACAACAGAGTGTGTgttcacacacagacagcagcacCACAGAGACACACGACAGCACACAGGACAACCCTGAAAACATGGACTCATCTACATGA